One segment of Microbacterium arborescens DNA contains the following:
- a CDS encoding GTP pyrophosphokinase produces MTSGSSVPPLSITDGLQNFSPQELRSLRDEFQQFLLEYRFGMQEIETKLQILRDEFQQLHDYNPIEHLSSRLKSPDGIVEKVVRKGVEPEFASIREHITDIAGVRVTCSFTQDAYRLFDLLTAQDDIEVRTVKDYIAEPKPNGYKSLHAIVEVPVFLSTGRITVPVEVQFRTIAMDFWASLEHKIYYKFAANVPAELIAELKDAAETAAELDAKMERLHREVRHRPRVVRI; encoded by the coding sequence ATGACGTCCGGCAGCTCCGTGCCCCCGCTCTCGATCACCGACGGCCTGCAGAACTTCTCACCCCAGGAGCTGCGCAGCCTGCGTGACGAGTTCCAGCAGTTCCTCCTGGAGTACCGCTTCGGCATGCAGGAGATCGAGACGAAGCTGCAGATCCTGCGCGACGAGTTCCAGCAGCTGCACGACTACAACCCGATCGAGCATCTCTCGAGCCGGCTGAAGTCACCCGACGGCATCGTCGAGAAGGTCGTCCGAAAGGGCGTCGAGCCCGAGTTCGCGTCGATCCGCGAGCACATCACCGACATCGCCGGCGTGCGCGTCACGTGCAGCTTCACGCAGGACGCCTATCGCCTCTTCGACCTGCTGACCGCCCAGGACGACATCGAGGTCCGGACCGTCAAGGACTACATCGCCGAGCCCAAGCCCAACGGCTACAAGAGTCTGCACGCGATCGTGGAGGTGCCCGTCTTCCTCTCGACCGGTCGCATCACTGTGCCCGTCGAGGTGCAGTTCCGCACCATCGCAATGGACTTCTGGGCCAGCCTCGAGCACAAGATCTATTACAAGTTCGCCGCGAACGTGCCGGCGGAGCTGATCGCGGAGCTCAAGGACGCCGCCGAGACGGCGGCCGAGCTCGACGCGAAGATGGAGCGGCTGCACCGCGAGGTGCGGCACCGTCCCCGCGTCGTGCGCATCTGA
- a CDS encoding DUF368 domain-containing protein, which translates to MPVARMLLDAGRGALIGTVEIIPGVSGGTVALIVGVYETLIDSAGHLARGVARFVADGARGRGLARARAEFAAVRWSVVLPVGFGMIAAVLAASAILAPLIEAEPVASRALFAGLILASLVVPIRMVGGRWRMREYAVAVVGSIAGFALTSLPQIDPLEPPLPVVALAAAFAVCALVVPGVSGSFILLAVGMYAPTLAAVNERDLVYLGVFILGAMVGLGLFVSVLQWLLVHRRRVMLAMMTGLMVGSLRALWPWQEDGAVQPPGPDAVPVLLLVVLGAAAVGGVLLIESAVLRRAARRLESGAAG; encoded by the coding sequence ATGCCCGTCGCCCGAATGCTCTTGGATGCCGGTCGCGGCGCTCTGATCGGCACGGTCGAGATCATCCCCGGTGTCAGCGGCGGCACCGTCGCACTCATCGTCGGGGTCTACGAGACGCTCATCGATTCGGCCGGCCACCTCGCCCGAGGTGTGGCTCGCTTCGTCGCCGACGGTGCGCGCGGCCGGGGCCTCGCCCGCGCCCGGGCGGAGTTCGCCGCCGTGCGCTGGTCGGTCGTCCTCCCCGTCGGGTTCGGCATGATCGCAGCGGTCCTCGCGGCGTCCGCGATCCTCGCTCCTCTCATCGAAGCCGAGCCCGTCGCATCGCGGGCGCTCTTCGCCGGCCTCATCCTGGCGTCGCTCGTCGTTCCGATCCGTATGGTCGGCGGGCGCTGGCGGATGCGCGAGTACGCGGTCGCCGTCGTCGGATCGATCGCGGGGTTCGCCCTCACGAGCCTCCCCCAGATCGATCCGCTCGAGCCGCCCCTTCCCGTTGTCGCGCTCGCGGCGGCGTTCGCCGTGTGCGCATTGGTCGTGCCCGGCGTCTCGGGCTCGTTCATCCTGCTGGCCGTCGGCATGTACGCGCCCACCCTGGCCGCGGTGAACGAGCGTGATCTGGTCTATCTGGGCGTCTTCATCCTCGGCGCGATGGTCGGACTCGGCCTCTTCGTCTCGGTGCTGCAGTGGCTGCTGGTCCACCGACGGCGCGTCATGCTGGCGATGATGACCGGCCTGATGGTCGGCTCGCTCCGCGCCCTGTGGCCGTGGCAGGAGGATGGCGCGGTTCAGCCTCCCGGACCGGATGCCGTGCCGGTGCTGCTCCTCGTCGTGCTGGGCGCGGCCGCTGTGGGCGGTGTGCTGCTCATCGAATCGGCGGTGCTGCGCCGCGCCGCTCGACGGCTCGAGTCCGGCGCGGCGGGGTAG
- a CDS encoding SDR family oxidoreductase: MSRDQYTFVNPAELYADIEPEKQHMDEPGLDADLTPKADLGEESYRGSGRLAGRKALITGGDSGIGAATAIAFAREGADVAISYLPEEEEDAQRIAGILKDAGVTVAQLPGDLRDPEYCRSLVADTVSALGGIDILVNNGGKQIFQYELADLTDEQFDDTFKTNVYAMFWITKAALPHLPAGASIINTTSIQAYSPSETLVDYASTKATINTFTKALAQQLAPKGIRVNAVAPGPIWTPLQPSDGQPQEKIDSFGEETPLGRMGQPAELAPAYVFLASAESSYVAGETLNVNGGMPTP, translated from the coding sequence ATGTCCCGTGACCAGTACACCTTCGTCAACCCCGCCGAGCTGTACGCGGACATCGAGCCCGAGAAGCAGCACATGGATGAGCCGGGCCTCGACGCCGACCTGACGCCGAAGGCCGACCTCGGCGAGGAGAGCTACCGCGGCAGCGGCCGCCTCGCCGGGCGCAAGGCGCTCATCACGGGCGGCGACTCGGGGATCGGCGCGGCGACCGCCATCGCCTTCGCCCGCGAGGGAGCCGACGTGGCCATCTCGTACCTCCCCGAGGAGGAAGAGGACGCCCAGCGCATCGCCGGGATCCTGAAGGATGCCGGTGTGACCGTCGCGCAGCTCCCGGGCGACCTGCGCGATCCGGAGTACTGCCGCTCGCTCGTCGCCGACACCGTCTCGGCACTCGGCGGAATCGACATCCTCGTCAACAACGGCGGCAAGCAGATCTTCCAGTACGAGCTGGCCGATCTGACCGACGAGCAGTTCGACGACACCTTCAAGACCAACGTCTACGCGATGTTCTGGATCACGAAGGCCGCGCTCCCGCACCTGCCGGCCGGCGCCTCGATCATCAACACCACGTCGATCCAGGCCTACTCGCCGTCGGAGACGCTCGTGGACTACGCCTCGACGAAGGCGACGATCAACACGTTCACCAAGGCCCTCGCCCAGCAGCTCGCACCGAAGGGCATCCGCGTGAACGCGGTCGCACCCGGCCCGATCTGGACGCCGCTGCAGCCGAGCGACGGCCAGCCGCAGGAGAAGATCGACAGCTTCGGCGAGGAGACGCCGCTCGGGCGCATGGGCCAGCCTGCCGAGCTCGCTCCCGCTTACGTGTTCCTCGCGTCCGCGGAGTCGAGCTATGTGGCGGGGGAGACCCTCAACGTCAACGGCGGCATGCCCACGCCCTGA
- a CDS encoding cytochrome P450 gives MMSSITAAARTLTDDSPQLLLRGYGFGERIWKRVRAGARSAPMGLLGDPAIFVRGAEGVEVFYDEDRVHRHGAMPGIVQETLFGHGSVHSLDGQDHRHRKATFLDVAYEDEQVERLRPHLVAQWRSEIDEWVAGGDRSAYDAAVGAFGRAVMQWAGLPGTPAAKTRWAARLAQIVDGFGVPYSPEYLLAWVNRRWSDRHAQHLIEAVRDGDLDSEPGTALDAWAWHRDRAGVLLPARLAGIELQNSMRPMIAVARFVAFAAKELHDRPEWRQRIAAETAERETLDGGPLAVAFAQEVRRTAPFVPMLPARAVADIELDGQRVAAGGRIVLDILGTNLDDRSWERAGEFTPERFIGVDDYEALPAFIPHGGADVATGHRCPGEKLAIAGLATAIAALSHPGVTILGDGLEVNTRRLPTKPASGGRVRATGAGGGCPFHRR, from the coding sequence ATGATGTCTTCGATCACCGCCGCTGCACGCACGCTGACCGACGACTCTCCGCAGCTGCTGCTGCGCGGGTACGGGTTCGGCGAACGCATCTGGAAGCGGGTACGAGCCGGCGCACGCTCGGCCCCCATGGGTCTGCTCGGCGATCCCGCCATCTTCGTCCGGGGTGCGGAGGGTGTCGAGGTGTTCTACGACGAAGACCGCGTTCACCGTCACGGTGCGATGCCGGGCATCGTTCAGGAGACACTGTTCGGACACGGGTCTGTGCACAGCCTCGACGGGCAGGACCACCGCCACCGCAAGGCGACGTTCCTCGACGTCGCTTACGAGGACGAGCAGGTGGAGCGGCTCCGACCTCACCTGGTCGCGCAGTGGCGGAGCGAAATCGACGAGTGGGTCGCCGGCGGTGATCGCTCTGCCTACGACGCGGCGGTGGGCGCCTTCGGGCGAGCCGTCATGCAGTGGGCGGGGCTTCCGGGAACCCCCGCGGCGAAGACACGATGGGCGGCCCGGCTCGCGCAGATCGTCGACGGTTTCGGCGTTCCGTACTCCCCCGAGTACCTCCTCGCCTGGGTGAATCGCCGCTGGTCGGACCGTCACGCCCAGCACCTCATCGAGGCGGTGCGCGACGGCGATCTCGATTCCGAGCCCGGCACCGCCCTGGACGCGTGGGCCTGGCACCGCGACCGTGCCGGCGTGCTTCTCCCGGCCCGGCTGGCCGGCATCGAGCTGCAGAACAGCATGCGCCCGATGATCGCGGTTGCACGGTTCGTGGCTTTCGCCGCGAAGGAACTGCACGATCGTCCCGAATGGCGCCAGCGCATCGCCGCGGAAACGGCCGAGCGCGAGACGCTCGACGGCGGCCCGCTCGCCGTCGCGTTCGCCCAGGAAGTCCGCCGAACAGCCCCGTTCGTGCCGATGCTTCCCGCGCGCGCGGTCGCCGACATCGAGCTCGACGGCCAGCGCGTCGCGGCGGGCGGCCGCATCGTGCTCGACATCCTCGGGACCAACCTCGATGATCGCTCGTGGGAGCGCGCCGGCGAGTTCACGCCCGAGCGCTTCATCGGTGTCGACGACTACGAGGCACTCCCCGCCTTCATCCCCCACGGCGGCGCGGATGTCGCCACGGGCCACCGCTGCCCCGGCGAGAAGCTCGCGATCGCGGGGCTCGCGACGGCGATCGCCGCGCTGAGCCATCCTGGCGTCACGATCCTCGGCGACGGCCTCGAGGTGAACACGCGCCGGCTGCCGACCAAGCCCGCGTCAGGGGGCCGTGTTCGCGCCACGGGCGCCGGTGGCGGCTGCCCGTTCCATCGGCGCTGA
- a CDS encoding organic hydroperoxide resistance protein: MSALYTAEALSTGAGRNGHVRSTDGRVDLEMAIPKEMGGSGNGSNPEQLFAAGYAACFHSALQMVARSKKIDVTDSAVGGQVQIHPTDAGGFSLSVVLEVVLPGVDHEVAQELADAAHQVCPYSNATRGNIPVEITVSED; encoded by the coding sequence ATGAGCGCTCTCTACACCGCCGAAGCACTCTCGACGGGCGCCGGCCGCAACGGACATGTCCGCAGCACGGACGGTCGCGTCGATCTCGAGATGGCCATCCCGAAGGAGATGGGCGGATCGGGCAACGGCTCGAACCCCGAGCAGCTGTTCGCCGCCGGTTACGCCGCCTGCTTCCACTCCGCCCTGCAGATGGTGGCGCGGTCCAAGAAGATCGACGTGACCGACTCCGCCGTCGGCGGTCAGGTGCAGATCCACCCGACGGATGCCGGCGGGTTCTCGCTCTCCGTCGTGCTCGAGGTCGTGCTGCCCGGTGTCGACCACGAGGTCGCTCAGGAGCTCGCCGACGCCGCGCACCAGGTCTGCCCGTACTCGAACGCGACCCGCGGCAACATCCCCGTCGAGATCACGGTCTCGGAGGACTGA
- a CDS encoding glycoside hydrolase family 15 protein: MTAGIESYAPIGDGRTVALIGLDGSVDWLPLPDLTSTPVFARLLDSETGGCLELAPTEDYETTRRYVPDTNVLETTFTTARGSVTVTDAMVSGVAGRMPWAELARRIDGLDGTVPMAWRIHPGTSLRTASPWIERTQHGDVIRSGKTALVVVGFEHGPDAPDPDGTSGPRLTGSFTASAGSRHLIALAATHDEPLHLPDPRNVDVGIDRTIENWRHWSEVFSYEGPWQERIQRSALALKLLIFSPTGAIAAAATTSLPENPAGGKNWDYRYAWVRDLAYTAHALVRFGLREETHAALSWMLRTIRDHGPELHVMYTLNGELVPDAREYPVPGWQGNQPVVTGNPAREQLQLGVYGDLMAICRTYVDAGNVLDIGTARMLAGVADRTCDLWRNPDSGMWELPEERHYTSSKMGCWKALDDAVALAESGAIPGSAERWKAERERIRLWIDENCWSEAKSAYVFYAGSDELDASVLLHAPTGFDRGERMSTTIDALTDELGAGPLLYRYSGVSEEEKTFVACAFWRAEALACVGRHDEALDLVDRLVALANDVGIYAEMIDADDGTAWGNTPQALSHLAFIATVLTIRDVVPEEALRGR, encoded by the coding sequence GTGACCGCCGGTATCGAGTCGTACGCGCCGATCGGCGACGGCCGCACCGTGGCACTGATCGGCCTGGACGGCAGCGTCGACTGGCTGCCGCTTCCCGACCTCACCTCGACGCCCGTCTTCGCGCGCCTGCTCGACAGTGAGACGGGCGGATGCCTCGAACTCGCCCCTACGGAGGACTACGAGACCACGCGTCGATACGTCCCCGACACGAACGTCCTGGAGACGACCTTCACCACCGCTCGCGGGTCCGTCACGGTCACCGACGCGATGGTGTCGGGCGTCGCGGGACGCATGCCGTGGGCGGAGCTCGCTCGCCGCATCGACGGCCTCGACGGCACGGTGCCCATGGCCTGGCGCATCCATCCCGGAACATCGCTTCGCACGGCATCGCCCTGGATCGAGCGCACCCAGCACGGCGACGTGATCCGCAGCGGCAAGACCGCCCTCGTCGTGGTGGGCTTCGAGCACGGTCCGGATGCCCCCGATCCCGACGGTACGAGCGGCCCCCGCCTGACCGGGTCGTTCACCGCCTCGGCCGGTTCGCGCCACCTCATCGCGCTTGCCGCGACGCACGACGAGCCCCTGCACCTCCCCGACCCGCGCAACGTCGACGTCGGCATCGACCGCACGATCGAGAACTGGCGTCACTGGTCCGAGGTCTTCTCCTACGAAGGGCCGTGGCAGGAACGCATCCAGCGCAGCGCGCTCGCCCTCAAGCTCCTCATCTTCAGCCCCACGGGAGCGATCGCCGCCGCTGCGACCACCTCTCTGCCCGAGAACCCCGCGGGCGGCAAGAACTGGGATTACCGCTACGCCTGGGTGCGCGACCTCGCCTACACCGCGCACGCGCTCGTGCGCTTCGGGCTCCGCGAAGAGACGCACGCTGCGCTGTCATGGATGCTGCGCACGATCCGCGATCACGGCCCCGAGCTGCACGTCATGTACACGCTGAACGGCGAGCTCGTGCCCGACGCTCGCGAGTACCCCGTGCCCGGCTGGCAGGGCAACCAGCCCGTCGTGACCGGCAACCCGGCGCGCGAGCAGCTCCAGCTCGGCGTCTACGGCGACCTCATGGCCATCTGCCGCACGTATGTCGACGCGGGCAACGTGCTCGACATCGGAACGGCACGGATGCTGGCGGGCGTCGCCGATCGCACCTGCGATCTGTGGCGCAACCCCGACTCGGGCATGTGGGAGCTGCCGGAAGAGCGGCACTACACCTCGTCGAAGATGGGCTGCTGGAAGGCCCTCGACGACGCCGTCGCGCTCGCCGAGAGCGGCGCGATTCCCGGGAGCGCCGAGCGGTGGAAGGCGGAGCGCGAGCGCATCCGGCTCTGGATCGACGAGAACTGCTGGTCCGAGGCCAAGTCGGCATACGTCTTCTACGCCGGGTCCGACGAGCTCGACGCCTCCGTGCTGCTGCACGCGCCCACCGGCTTCGACCGGGGCGAACGGATGTCGACGACGATCGACGCCCTCACCGACGAACTGGGAGCCGGGCCGCTGCTGTACCGCTACAGCGGGGTCTCCGAAGAGGAGAAGACGTTCGTCGCCTGCGCGTTCTGGCGCGCCGAGGCACTCGCGTGCGTCGGCAGGCACGACGAGGCGCTCGATCTCGTCGACCGGCTCGTCGCCCTGGCGAACGACGTGGGCATCTATGCCGAGATGATCGACGCCGACGACGGCACAGCGTGGGGGAACACCCCGCAGGCCCTCAGTCACCTCGCGTTCATCGCGACCGTGCTCACCATTCGCGACGTCGTCCCCGAGGAGGCCCTCCGTGGCCGATGA
- a CDS encoding sugar ABC transporter ATPase, with the protein MSNAFNDDLARPAAAEDAGIQPLRDGDATSVADPDLDPAQREWDRTEAIDEALDAGVDPAELDTATATSDDPAHIPSEDDEIPAEDLPSAYEQPETQGEDPVIAELGEDGEGDIDDEGM; encoded by the coding sequence ATGTCCAACGCATTCAACGACGACCTCGCCCGCCCCGCCGCAGCCGAGGACGCCGGCATCCAGCCGCTGCGCGACGGCGATGCGACCAGCGTGGCCGACCCCGATCTCGACCCCGCCCAGCGCGAGTGGGACCGTACGGAGGCGATCGACGAGGCGCTCGACGCCGGTGTCGACCCCGCCGAGCTCGACACGGCCACCGCGACGAGCGACGACCCCGCGCACATCCCGTCGGAAGACGACGAGATCCCGGCCGAAGACCTGCCGTCCGCGTACGAGCAGCCGGAGACCCAGGGAGAGGACCCGGTCATCGCCGAACTCGGCGAGGACGGCGAGGGCGACATCGACGACGAGGGCATGTGA
- a CDS encoding MarR family winged helix-turn-helix transcriptional regulator, with the protein MEPTQHMVCFSLYAASRATTKAYAALLEPHGLTYPQYLVLVLLWNRDGRSVRDLGEALDLDSGTLSPLLRRMTRDGLVERERGGADERVVTVSLTPRGRELRTELSHVPACIAEGMGVTVDGARHLIAALTDLADGMRDAADDLRAAPRAAKTTPHKEMKEEHA; encoded by the coding sequence ATGGAACCGACGCAGCACATGGTCTGCTTCTCGCTCTACGCCGCGTCGCGCGCGACGACGAAGGCGTACGCGGCCCTCCTCGAGCCGCACGGCCTGACCTACCCGCAGTACCTCGTGCTCGTGCTGCTGTGGAACCGCGACGGGCGCAGCGTGCGCGACCTGGGCGAGGCGCTCGACCTCGATTCCGGCACGCTGTCGCCGCTCCTGCGCCGGATGACGCGCGACGGTCTCGTCGAGCGCGAGCGCGGTGGTGCCGACGAGCGTGTCGTGACCGTCTCGCTCACGCCCCGCGGCCGCGAGCTGCGCACCGAGCTCTCCCATGTCCCCGCCTGCATCGCGGAGGGGATGGGTGTGACCGTCGACGGCGCCCGGCACCTGATCGCCGCCCTCACCGACCTGGCCGACGGCATGCGCGACGCCGCGGACGACCTGCGCGCGGCTCCCCGCGCCGCGAAGACCACCCCCCACAAGGAAATGAAGGAGGAGCACGCATGA
- a CDS encoding SMP-30/gluconolactonase/LRE family protein: MADEIEVFRNTRAVLVESIWWDDRTDEVVWVDITAGLLHRGPLDGAVDGSDDRVVELPPPLSAVQPAAGGGYVAALKDRVVLLDADGRIERDLAALRHRHDGMRLNEGKVDPFGRFVVGAMELTSDDPDATLWSVEPDGGVRVLGGGYGVANGFEWSDDGRTMYVTDTATSTVYRAAYGSEGELGELEPFLVGRASDGLTLATDGSFFNGLYGEGTVARWSADGDVVAEIAMPSPNITSVAFAGPDLDVLLVGSARENLTEEQLQRHPLSGGIFRLAPGATGRRIHTFGSSSID; encoded by the coding sequence GTGGCCGATGAGATCGAGGTCTTCCGCAACACGCGTGCCGTGCTCGTCGAGAGCATCTGGTGGGATGACCGCACCGACGAAGTCGTGTGGGTCGACATCACGGCCGGCCTTCTGCATCGCGGCCCCCTCGACGGCGCCGTCGACGGCAGCGACGACCGGGTCGTCGAGCTGCCGCCGCCGTTGTCCGCCGTGCAGCCGGCTGCCGGAGGCGGGTACGTCGCCGCGCTGAAGGACCGCGTCGTCCTGCTCGACGCGGACGGCCGCATCGAGCGCGATCTCGCGGCGCTGCGCCACCGTCACGACGGGATGCGTCTGAACGAGGGCAAGGTCGACCCCTTCGGCCGCTTCGTCGTCGGTGCCATGGAGCTCACGAGCGACGATCCCGATGCGACGCTCTGGTCGGTCGAACCCGACGGCGGCGTCCGCGTGCTCGGCGGCGGGTACGGCGTCGCCAACGGCTTCGAGTGGTCCGACGACGGCCGCACGATGTACGTCACCGACACCGCGACCTCGACGGTCTACCGCGCGGCATACGGATCGGAGGGCGAGCTCGGCGAACTCGAGCCCTTCCTCGTCGGGCGGGCGAGCGACGGACTGACTCTGGCGACGGACGGCTCGTTCTTCAACGGCCTGTACGGCGAGGGGACAGTGGCCCGCTGGAGCGCCGACGGCGACGTCGTCGCGGAGATCGCGATGCCCTCACCGAACATCACCTCGGTGGCGTTCGCCGGGCCCGACCTCGACGTGCTCCTCGTCGGGTCGGCGCGAGAGAACCTCACCGAGGAGCAGTTGCAGCGGCATCCCCTCTCGGGCGGGATCTTCCGGCTCGCACCGGGAGCGACCGGCCGCCGCATCCACACGTTCGGGTCCTCGTCGATCGACTGA
- a CDS encoding ABC transporter ATP-binding protein has translation MLGKLLFRYLRTYRWLLLGVLVFQFGSAMASLYLPRLNADIIDNGVARGDTAYIWSRGAIMLVIALGQIVASVIATLCAARAAMAAGRDIRRDVFEKVSGFSEREVSRFGPGTLITRNTNDVQQVQMLAMMGATMLVTAPMLAIGGVIMALQQDVGLSWLIGVAVPLLLVVAGLIIGRMVPLFRQFQTRLDNVNRIMREQLTGVRVVRAFVRERIEEQRFRGANTDIMIVGRKVGSLFVLMFPLAMLVLNVTVVGVIWFGGIQVDQGNVQIGTLFAFMQYVGQILMGVLMATFMTIMIPRAAVSADRIGEVLSSHDALERPAAPVREFPEPGAIVFDDVSFTYPGADAPVLEGISFRAAPGETVAVVGSTGSGKTTLVSLIPRLFDVTGGAVTVAGVDVRQADLDLLWGGIGYVPQRAFLFTGTVASNLRFGREEATDDELWKALEIAQGRDFVAEMEGGLDARIAQGGTNVSGGQRQRLAIARAIVRRPDVLVFDDSFSALDLTTDARLREALWRELPEVTKIVVAQRISTVTGADRILVLDDGRMAGLGTHDELLESNETYREIVESQLGVDA, from the coding sequence ATGCTCGGCAAGCTCCTGTTCCGCTACCTGCGCACCTATCGGTGGCTTCTCCTGGGCGTGCTGGTGTTCCAGTTCGGCTCGGCGATGGCTTCGCTCTACCTCCCTCGTCTGAACGCCGACATCATCGACAACGGCGTCGCTCGCGGCGACACGGCATACATCTGGTCCCGCGGCGCCATCATGCTCGTCATCGCCCTCGGGCAGATCGTCGCGTCGGTCATCGCCACCCTGTGCGCGGCCCGTGCCGCGATGGCCGCGGGGCGCGACATCCGCCGTGACGTGTTCGAGAAGGTCAGCGGGTTCTCCGAGCGCGAGGTCTCTCGCTTCGGCCCGGGCACCCTCATCACCCGCAACACGAATGACGTGCAGCAGGTGCAGATGCTCGCGATGATGGGTGCCACGATGCTGGTCACCGCGCCCATGCTCGCGATCGGCGGCGTCATCATGGCGCTGCAGCAGGATGTCGGGCTGAGCTGGCTCATCGGGGTCGCGGTGCCGCTCCTGCTCGTCGTCGCCGGGCTCATCATCGGCCGGATGGTGCCGCTGTTCCGGCAGTTCCAGACCCGCCTCGACAACGTCAACCGGATCATGCGCGAGCAGCTGACGGGGGTCCGCGTCGTGCGCGCGTTCGTCCGTGAGCGCATCGAGGAGCAGCGGTTCCGCGGGGCCAACACCGACATCATGATCGTCGGGCGCAAAGTCGGATCGCTGTTCGTGCTGATGTTCCCGCTGGCGATGCTCGTGCTCAACGTCACGGTCGTGGGTGTGATCTGGTTCGGTGGCATCCAGGTCGACCAGGGCAACGTGCAGATCGGCACGCTCTTCGCCTTCATGCAGTACGTGGGTCAGATCCTCATGGGGGTGCTCATGGCGACCTTCATGACGATCATGATCCCGCGTGCCGCCGTATCGGCCGACCGCATCGGCGAGGTGCTCTCGTCGCACGATGCCCTCGAGCGGCCCGCGGCACCGGTGCGCGAGTTCCCCGAGCCGGGCGCCATCGTGTTCGACGACGTCTCGTTCACCTACCCGGGTGCGGACGCGCCGGTCCTCGAGGGCATCTCGTTCCGCGCGGCACCGGGAGAGACCGTCGCCGTGGTGGGATCGACGGGGTCGGGTAAGACGACGCTGGTCTCGCTCATACCCCGACTGTTCGATGTGACGGGCGGCGCGGTCACGGTCGCCGGCGTCGACGTGCGGCAGGCCGACCTCGACCTTCTCTGGGGCGGTATCGGCTATGTGCCGCAGCGCGCCTTCCTGTTCACCGGCACGGTCGCCTCGAATCTGCGGTTCGGCCGCGAGGAGGCGACCGACGACGAGCTGTGGAAGGCGCTCGAGATCGCTCAGGGACGTGACTTCGTCGCCGAGATGGAGGGCGGTCTCGACGCGCGTATCGCGCAGGGAGGCACGAACGTCTCCGGTGGACAGCGTCAGCGGCTCGCCATCGCCCGGGCCATCGTGCGCCGCCCCGACGTCCTGGTCTTCGACGACTCGTTCTCGGCGCTCGATCTGACCACCGACGCACGCCTGCGCGAGGCGCTGTGGCGAGAGCTGCCGGAGGTCACGAAAATCGTCGTCGCACAGCGCATCTCCACGGTGACCGGCGCCGACCGCATCCTCGTCCTCGACGACGGGCGGATGGCGGGGCTCGGCACGCACGACGAGCTCCTCGAGTCCAACGAGACGTATCGCGAGATCGTCGAATCGCAGCTGGGAGTGGACGCATGA